The Echinicola rosea genome has a segment encoding these proteins:
- a CDS encoding protein-disulfide reductase DsbD family protein, translating to MKSLKKSLPFVLLFCLTSLVTFAQLIQPPKWQMSLSDPTPFVDDEVELIFKADIPRDWYIYSNDFDPDLGPMLTELSLEGSEGIEPIGNLKPIDPKRKMDETWDGEVSYFTGTAEFRQKVKITKTAVEVVGIMTYQMCSDVTGQCVPYEEDFSQSVNASIKKEAVPDTDEVEEKKAPSAADTSSPASGTAVSAAAPPEEKTEADSSDDVKPKATTTPEKTGTKVPEVDLSPEGKQGDATSMWPFVIAAFLGGLAALLTPCVFPMIPMTVTFFTGRSKNKAQGIRNAFIYGLSIIVIYTLAGTIVAAVQGPEFANWLSTHWLPNIFFFLVFIFFALAFLGLFEITLPSGLVNKMDAKADKGGLTGVFFMAFTLVLVSFSCTGPIVGSILIESAGGEILKPILGMFAFSLAFAIPFTLFAIFPEWLNGLPKSGGWLNSVKVVLGFLELALAFKFLSVADQVYHWGLLDRDIYIAIWIVIFALMGLYLLGKIRLPHDSPMEKLGVPRLLLATVTFIFVVYLVPGLFGAPLKSLSGYLPPIHTHDFNIEKLIRENRGGAVTVQQEMTEVPQHGELLHWPHGLQGYFDYDQALRVAKKENKPLFIDFTGHGCVNCREMEAKVWSQPEVLERLKQDFVLVALYVDERTELPEEDWYTSAYDDKVKKTIGKQNADFQITRFNNNAQPYYVILDHDEEMLVRPKAYDTDPQNFVEFLDKAKAAFDEGA from the coding sequence ATGAAGAGTCTAAAAAAATCCCTCCCGTTTGTATTGCTGTTTTGTCTGACGAGCTTGGTTACTTTTGCCCAGCTGATACAGCCCCCAAAATGGCAGATGAGCCTTTCCGATCCAACGCCATTTGTGGATGATGAGGTCGAGCTTATTTTCAAAGCAGACATTCCGCGGGATTGGTACATTTATTCCAATGATTTTGATCCGGATTTGGGGCCAATGCTGACGGAATTGAGCCTGGAAGGATCAGAGGGAATTGAGCCAATAGGGAATCTCAAGCCCATCGACCCCAAACGGAAAATGGATGAAACCTGGGATGGTGAAGTCAGCTATTTTACGGGTACGGCTGAATTTAGGCAGAAGGTAAAAATCACCAAAACCGCTGTCGAGGTCGTCGGGATAATGACCTATCAAATGTGCTCAGATGTCACTGGCCAATGCGTGCCTTATGAAGAGGATTTTTCCCAATCGGTCAATGCTTCCATCAAGAAAGAAGCCGTCCCGGATACGGATGAAGTAGAAGAAAAAAAGGCACCAAGTGCTGCAGACACTTCATCACCTGCCTCGGGGACAGCAGTTTCCGCTGCAGCGCCTCCGGAGGAGAAAACGGAAGCGGATTCGTCAGATGATGTCAAGCCAAAAGCGACTACTACGCCTGAAAAGACCGGTACTAAAGTGCCTGAGGTGGACCTTTCACCAGAAGGAAAGCAGGGAGATGCCACCTCCATGTGGCCGTTTGTGATTGCAGCGTTTTTAGGCGGCTTGGCGGCATTGCTGACCCCATGTGTCTTTCCCATGATCCCGATGACGGTGACTTTCTTTACAGGAAGAAGTAAAAACAAAGCCCAGGGAATCAGAAATGCCTTTATCTACGGGCTGAGCATCATCGTCATTTATACGCTGGCAGGAACCATTGTGGCGGCCGTCCAGGGTCCGGAGTTTGCCAATTGGCTTTCTACGCATTGGTTGCCCAATATCTTTTTCTTCTTGGTGTTTATTTTCTTTGCGTTGGCCTTTTTGGGCTTGTTCGAAATTACATTGCCCAGTGGCTTGGTCAATAAGATGGACGCCAAAGCAGACAAAGGAGGCCTTACTGGGGTGTTCTTCATGGCATTTACCTTGGTATTGGTATCTTTTTCCTGCACGGGGCCGATTGTGGGATCGATCTTGATCGAATCTGCCGGGGGAGAGATCCTGAAGCCTATACTGGGCATGTTTGCCTTTTCGTTGGCTTTTGCGATCCCTTTTACGCTTTTTGCGATATTCCCAGAGTGGCTCAATGGACTGCCCAAGTCTGGAGGATGGCTGAATTCTGTGAAAGTGGTGCTGGGATTTTTGGAGCTGGCATTGGCCTTCAAATTCCTGAGTGTGGCTGATCAGGTGTACCACTGGGGACTGCTGGACCGTGACATTTACATTGCCATCTGGATCGTGATTTTTGCGCTGATGGGACTGTACCTACTCGGAAAGATCCGGTTGCCACATGATTCTCCCATGGAAAAACTGGGGGTTCCTCGCCTGTTGCTGGCCACGGTGACCTTCATCTTTGTGGTGTATTTGGTGCCAGGTTTATTTGGCGCTCCGCTCAAATCCCTAAGTGGCTACCTGCCTCCGATCCACACGCACGATTTCAATATCGAAAAGCTGATCCGTGAAAACCGTGGCGGGGCAGTCACTGTCCAGCAAGAAATGACAGAAGTACCCCAGCACGGAGAGCTCTTGCATTGGCCACATGGACTGCAGGGGTACTTTGATTATGATCAAGCGCTGAGGGTAGCCAAGAAGGAAAATAAGCCACTTTTTATTGACTTTACCGGTCACGGCTGTGTCAACTGCCGGGAGATGGAAGCCAAAGTCTGGTCACAACCTGAAGTACTGGAGCGGCTTAAGCAAGACTTTGTACTGGTGGCCCTTTATGTGGACGAGCGTACCGAACTTCCTGAGGAAGATTGGTACACCTCTGCTTACGATGATAAAGTGAAGAAAACCATTGGCAAGCAAAATGCGGATTTCCAGATTACGCGGTTCAACAATAATGCACAGCCTTATTATGTGATATTGGACCATGACGAGGAGATGCTCGTCAGACCAAAAGCGTACGACACCGATCCACAAAATTTCGTGGAGTTTCTGGACAAGGCAAAAGCGGCGTTTGACGAAGGCGCTTGA
- a CDS encoding helix-turn-helix domain-containing protein has translation MDLYKFHTSNPAIFQQFSIKDILFLYYNCPQKEKIVQLHSSFNQFVFSLSGGRIFHQGELTYHVNKHSGYLLRRAGFLQEMNDDIKGWKLLAFYLKDDYLKKIFDEFREHLPLRDLPPVPKEMMIPMSINDRIRDCYFSLIPYFKQKTSLPEEILEIKLKELLYNVFIHPDNLQLLSYINSLADGYETPIWEVMEANYMYSLNLSEYAHLTNRSLSTFKRDFAEYYGTTPGKWLSAKRMERAKRLIDTTQKPIGEIAFENGFNNLSHFSRVFKDKYGVSPTLYRK, from the coding sequence ATGGACCTATACAAGTTTCATACATCCAATCCTGCTATTTTTCAGCAATTTTCCATTAAGGACATTCTATTCCTTTATTACAATTGTCCCCAAAAGGAAAAAATAGTCCAACTGCATTCATCATTTAATCAATTTGTTTTTTCACTTAGCGGAGGAAGGATTTTTCATCAAGGAGAGCTGACCTACCATGTAAACAAGCATTCAGGATATTTATTGCGGAGGGCAGGCTTTCTTCAAGAAATGAACGATGATATAAAAGGTTGGAAATTACTGGCTTTTTATTTGAAGGACGATTACCTGAAGAAGATCTTCGATGAATTTCGGGAGCACTTGCCCTTAAGGGATTTGCCACCGGTACCCAAAGAGATGATGATTCCGATGAGCATAAACGATCGTATCCGAGATTGTTATTTCAGCCTTATTCCGTACTTTAAGCAGAAGACATCGCTCCCTGAAGAAATCCTCGAAATCAAATTAAAGGAACTCCTCTATAATGTATTTATTCACCCCGATAATTTGCAATTGCTTTCCTATATCAACAGCCTGGCGGATGGGTATGAAACGCCCATTTGGGAAGTCATGGAAGCGAATTACATGTATTCCCTTAACCTGTCAGAATATGCCCATCTGACCAATCGAAGCCTATCTACTTTTAAGCGGGACTTTGCCGAATATTATGGTACTACGCCCGGAAAATGGCTTTCAGCAAAACGGATGGAAAGGGCCAAAAGATTAATTGATACCACTCAGAAACCTATAGGTGAAATAGCTTTTGAGAATGGGTTTAATAATCTTTCCCATTTTAGTCGGGTATTCAAAGATAAGTATGGCGTATCACCAACTTTGTACAGAAAGTAA
- a CDS encoding cupin domain-containing protein, translating into MKVLMLSILFCLCTLATYGQDHKEDRKVLIDNEKVKVVEFAGEPDKDVCGAGMHHHDAHLTVALTDAHVLITSPEGEEQTAEISKGAAIWFEEGTHKAVNVGNEESKLLLVYLKE; encoded by the coding sequence ATGAAAGTTTTAATGCTATCCATCCTGTTTTGCTTGTGTACCTTGGCTACCTATGGCCAGGACCATAAAGAAGATCGTAAGGTTTTGATCGATAATGAAAAAGTGAAAGTTGTCGAATTTGCAGGTGAACCTGATAAGGACGTTTGCGGAGCGGGCATGCATCATCATGATGCACATTTAACCGTTGCGCTTACCGATGCGCATGTTTTAATTACCTCTCCGGAGGGTGAAGAGCAAACAGCTGAAATATCCAAAGGGGCAGCCATTTGGTTTGAGGAGGGAACACATAAGGCCGTTAACGTAGGGAATGAAGAAAGTAAACTATTGTTGGTTTATTTGAAAGAGTAA
- a CDS encoding YeiH family protein, with translation MGKTKTIFFKFSNIQQLLDHGLTIREILFWLALLVCLFPGVTAPLALLMGLVFANLLGTPYATSRTKATDYLLQFAVVGLGFGIGAEQAFQAGKAGFVMTMVAIFGTLGLGVILGKLLKIEQKTGFLVAVGTAICGGSAIAAVSPAIKARQHQISMALGAVFVLNSVALFIFPPIGKFLGLSAEQFGTWCAIAIHDTSSVVGAASQYGKEALNIATTVKLARALWIIPVAFVAAMTFGKGKENIKIPYFIGFFILAILANSYLPMANWMVTLIHHLSHMALCLSIFLIGCGLSKNLLFAGGVRVLGQASILWVIIAGLTLLVIVNF, from the coding sequence ATGGGAAAAACAAAGACCATTTTCTTTAAATTCAGCAATATCCAGCAGCTGCTGGATCATGGACTGACCATTAGAGAAATCCTATTTTGGTTGGCATTGTTGGTATGCCTTTTTCCGGGTGTCACCGCTCCTCTAGCCTTGTTAATGGGTTTGGTATTTGCCAATCTCCTCGGCACGCCCTACGCCACATCAAGGACCAAAGCAACAGACTATCTGCTACAATTTGCGGTAGTAGGGCTTGGTTTTGGCATCGGTGCAGAACAAGCTTTTCAAGCTGGAAAAGCAGGATTCGTAATGACCATGGTTGCTATTTTTGGCACCTTGGGACTTGGGGTGATCCTAGGTAAACTCCTCAAAATAGAGCAAAAAACAGGCTTCTTGGTTGCTGTAGGTACCGCTATCTGTGGAGGCAGTGCCATCGCAGCGGTATCTCCTGCCATCAAGGCACGGCAGCATCAGATTTCTATGGCCTTAGGTGCCGTCTTTGTCCTTAATTCGGTAGCACTGTTTATCTTTCCACCGATAGGGAAGTTCCTTGGATTGAGTGCCGAGCAGTTTGGCACTTGGTGCGCCATCGCCATTCATGACACCAGCTCCGTGGTGGGTGCCGCCAGCCAATACGGAAAGGAAGCCCTCAATATTGCTACCACGGTAAAACTGGCGCGAGCCTTATGGATTATTCCTGTTGCTTTTGTGGCTGCAATGACCTTTGGAAAGGGAAAAGAAAACATCAAAATACCTTACTTTATCGGTTTTTTTATCTTGGCTATTTTGGCAAACAGTTACCTGCCGATGGCAAACTGGATGGTCACGCTCATTCACCATTTGTCGCATATGGCACTTTGCCTGTCCATCTTCCTTATCGGCTGTGGACTGTCCAAAAATCTGTTGTTTGCAGGGGGGGTACGTGTACTCGGACAAGCGAGTATCTTATGGGTGATCATTGCAGGGTTGACCCTTTTGGTGATCGTCAACTTCTGA
- a CDS encoding LysR family transcriptional regulator, with the protein MFDFRLQVFHTVAKRLNFTKAAEELYISQPAVTKHIRQIESHYQVKLFDRQGSKISLTPAGQTLYEHADRIFAVYRDLEFEMNHFSKDHRGELRIGASTTIAQYVLPAILAAFHEKFQDIRLSLSTDNTEQIGKSLDMGEIDLGIIEGQTKQSQFKYTEFTKDEILLIARADHPLAKRESIEIQELLDVPLLLREPGSGTLEVIAHALKPLGVKLGQLKKEMQLGSTESIKGYLMNSNAMAFLSVFTVLEELNSKKFTVIDVDQLTIERSFLFIQPHGAKEGIADLFMKFAHRHNPR; encoded by the coding sequence ATGTTTGATTTTAGACTTCAGGTTTTCCATACCGTCGCCAAGCGACTGAACTTCACCAAAGCTGCCGAAGAACTCTACATTTCCCAACCTGCAGTGACCAAACATATCCGGCAGATAGAATCGCACTATCAGGTAAAACTTTTTGACCGACAGGGCAGCAAAATATCCCTCACGCCTGCAGGACAAACACTTTATGAGCATGCAGATCGGATTTTTGCCGTTTATCGGGATTTGGAATTTGAAATGAACCATTTTAGCAAAGACCACCGCGGTGAGCTACGAATAGGTGCCAGCACGACCATCGCCCAATATGTACTGCCGGCTATTTTGGCGGCGTTTCACGAAAAATTCCAGGATATCAGGTTAAGCCTAAGCACGGATAATACCGAACAAATCGGCAAATCACTGGATATGGGAGAAATCGACTTGGGGATCATCGAAGGTCAGACCAAGCAGTCCCAGTTTAAATACACAGAATTTACCAAGGACGAAATCTTGCTTATTGCACGGGCAGACCACCCTTTGGCCAAAAGAGAATCCATCGAAATCCAAGAGCTGCTTGACGTCCCGCTGCTGCTCAGAGAGCCGGGGTCTGGAACCTTGGAAGTAATTGCCCATGCCCTCAAACCACTGGGCGTAAAGCTGGGCCAGCTTAAAAAAGAGATGCAGCTCGGGAGCACTGAAAGCATCAAAGGTTACCTGATGAATTCCAATGCCATGGCCTTTCTATCAGTTTTTACCGTCTTGGAAGAGCTGAACAGTAAAAAATTCACTGTCATCGATGTGGACCAACTAACCATAGAGCGTTCATTTTTGTTTATTCAGCCTCACGGTGCCAAAGAAGGAATAGCGGATCTTTTTATGAAATTCGCCCACCGTCATAACCCTAGGTAA
- a CDS encoding lytic transglycosylase domain-containing protein — MKNIHAIILYGLVAVLFVLFFLNQNGSASGQEGASSQDRPRGFFQRSVSSSQGEDEKEPRVKLFDLPEKLAFAGERVPLDRMDIKERFEREVYVNAFWESNMLLMMKRSAKYLPTIEKILAEYNIPEDFKYVAMIESGLQNVVSPAGARGFWQFMEGTAKDYGLEVNREVDERYDFEKATHAACKYLQQSYAKFGKWTSVAASYNIGQTGLRRRMNDQQQPDYYELLLNKETGRYMFRVLAFKEIFEHPEKYGFHLEEEDYYHMPALKTLVIKNTQKDLAEWAIKNGTNYKQLKIYNPWLRTPKLTVRKGREYHIKLPAD, encoded by the coding sequence GTGAAAAACATTCATGCAATTATCCTGTACGGTCTGGTGGCCGTACTTTTTGTTTTATTCTTCCTCAATCAAAACGGTTCGGCATCGGGTCAAGAGGGTGCTTCCTCGCAAGATCGCCCAAGAGGTTTCTTCCAGCGAAGTGTTTCATCAAGCCAAGGGGAGGATGAAAAAGAACCGCGGGTAAAGCTCTTCGATCTACCAGAAAAGTTGGCGTTTGCCGGAGAGCGGGTGCCATTGGATAGAATGGATATCAAAGAGCGATTTGAGCGTGAGGTATATGTAAATGCTTTTTGGGAATCAAACATGCTCCTGATGATGAAGCGCTCTGCAAAATACCTCCCCACGATCGAAAAGATCCTTGCCGAATATAACATCCCGGAGGATTTTAAATATGTGGCAATGATCGAATCGGGCCTTCAAAATGTAGTCTCTCCGGCTGGAGCACGCGGATTTTGGCAATTTATGGAAGGTACGGCCAAGGATTATGGCCTAGAAGTCAACCGTGAGGTAGATGAACGCTACGACTTCGAAAAAGCCACGCATGCAGCGTGCAAATACCTGCAACAATCCTATGCCAAGTTTGGAAAATGGACCAGTGTAGCGGCCAGCTACAATATTGGCCAGACGGGATTACGCAGAAGAATGAACGACCAGCAGCAGCCGGATTATTATGAGCTATTGCTTAATAAAGAAACAGGCCGGTACATGTTTAGGGTGCTGGCGTTTAAAGAGATATTCGAGCATCCTGAAAAATACGGTTTTCATCTTGAGGAGGAGGATTATTACCATATGCCGGCGTTGAAAACACTGGTTATCAAAAATACCCAAAAGGACCTGGCCGAATGGGCCATTAAAAACGGCACCAATTACAAACAGCTAAAGATTTACAATCCTTGGCTCCGAACACCAAAACTCACCGTAAGAAAAGGCCGGGAATACCATATCAAACTTCCCGCAGATTGA
- a CDS encoding LOG family protein, whose translation MSEKSEKNNLEEERIRKAFKEKDWSEIKSANSWVIFKVMSEFVEGFEKLAKIGPCVSIFGSARTPQDNKYYKIAEEIAAKLVRHGYGVITGGGPGIMEAGNKGAHSEKGKSVGLNIQLPFEQFNNMYIDQDKLITFDYFFVRKVMFVKYAQGFIVLPGGFGTMDELFEALTLVQTKKTGKFPIILVGKEFWEGLIDWIKTIMLERHINISPEDMDLFSVVDTATEAVEAIDEFYNKYLLSPNF comes from the coding sequence ATGAGCGAAAAGTCAGAAAAAAACAACTTAGAAGAAGAAAGAATCCGCAAGGCTTTTAAAGAGAAAGACTGGAGTGAGATCAAGAGTGCCAACTCTTGGGTGATTTTCAAGGTAATGTCGGAGTTTGTGGAGGGATTTGAGAAACTGGCAAAGATAGGGCCGTGCGTATCCATCTTTGGTTCAGCCCGCACGCCACAGGATAACAAGTACTATAAAATCGCCGAAGAGATTGCCGCCAAACTGGTAAGGCACGGCTATGGAGTGATCACCGGTGGTGGCCCCGGTATCATGGAAGCCGGAAACAAAGGAGCCCATTCCGAAAAGGGAAAATCCGTAGGCCTTAATATCCAGTTGCCCTTTGAGCAATTTAACAACATGTACATAGATCAGGACAAATTGATCACCTTTGATTACTTCTTTGTCCGCAAAGTGATGTTTGTAAAATATGCCCAAGGATTTATCGTTTTACCGGGAGGGTTCGGTACCATGGACGAGCTTTTTGAAGCATTGACCTTGGTGCAGACCAAGAAAACAGGAAAGTTTCCGATTATCCTTGTAGGGAAGGAGTTTTGGGAAGGGCTGATCGACTGGATCAAAACCATTATGCTGGAACGACACATCAATATCAGCCCAGAGGACATGGATCTGTTTTCGGTAGTGGACACTGCGACCGAAGCCGTGGAAGCTATCGATGAGTTCTACAACAAATATTTACTCTCTCCAAATTTCTAG
- a CDS encoding YkgJ family cysteine cluster protein has translation MNLIEKSLAVNELFKDLAIETQQFNEQSHLKCLSGCGKCCANPSVPATVLEFLPLAFEFYHSGLAEGILAQLEAAGEDSYCIVLNQMTIAGRGGLCSHYSHRGLICRLFGSSARRNREGKKELITCKLIKEDQSKQYQIVSAAIQNGLEIPGSADYYTRLFAIDFHLAEQQYPINLAIRKALEAVFSFYYYIEGEAV, from the coding sequence ATGAATCTAATAGAAAAATCCCTCGCTGTCAATGAACTTTTCAAAGACTTAGCGATAGAAACGCAGCAGTTTAATGAGCAGAGCCACTTAAAATGCCTCTCCGGCTGTGGAAAATGCTGCGCTAATCCAAGCGTGCCGGCCACTGTATTGGAATTTTTGCCCCTGGCTTTTGAGTTTTATCACAGCGGCCTGGCCGAAGGGATCCTTGCCCAGCTTGAGGCTGCTGGCGAAGACAGCTATTGTATCGTACTAAACCAAATGACCATAGCAGGCCGCGGTGGCTTGTGTAGTCACTACTCCCATCGTGGCCTTATATGTCGGCTTTTTGGTAGCTCAGCCAGACGTAATAGAGAGGGCAAAAAAGAACTGATCACCTGTAAGCTGATCAAAGAGGATCAAAGCAAGCAGTATCAAATCGTGAGTGCTGCTATCCAAAATGGACTGGAAATACCCGGTAGTGCGGACTACTATACCCGCCTGTTTGCGATCGATTTCCACCTTGCTGAACAGCAATATCCCATTAATTTGGCCATCAGAAAAGCCTTGGAAGCTGTCTTTTCCTTCTATTATTACATCGAAGGAGAGGCAGTATAA
- a CDS encoding phage holin family protein, with translation MMLNFSEIINTVKKLIEVKIQMLKRDLQDELSAVITRVAILSMMVIVSVLILLFGSIALAFYFAELTYSNSLGFLYVGLIYLAVLIFLYIIKDSKGIQKNVGMVLNTFLFFRKKNSGDNE, from the coding sequence ATGATGCTAAACTTCTCTGAAATAATCAATACAGTGAAAAAACTCATCGAAGTAAAGATCCAGATGCTCAAAAGGGACCTGCAGGATGAACTTTCTGCCGTCATCACACGGGTGGCCATTCTTTCCATGATGGTGATTGTATCGGTATTGATCTTGCTTTTTGGAAGCATTGCCCTTGCCTTTTATTTTGCGGAGCTCACCTATTCCAATTCCTTGGGTTTTCTTTATGTAGGCCTGATATATTTGGCTGTACTGATTTTCCTTTACATCATCAAAGACTCCAAGGGAATCCAAAAGAATGTGGGTATGGTGCTGAACACATTCCTATTCTTTCGCAAAAAAAACAGTGGTGACAATGAGTAA
- a CDS encoding phosphoglycerol geranylgeranyltransferase yields MPRKNKPVIATALKELRRNGAKGVALLIDPEKCEDTEMLDHLVKLAASHKVDFIFLGGSLIDDNNMDFIIQRIKRLSKKTPLVLFPGNAIQVTDKADGILFLSLISGRNPELLIGQQVTAAPLLEKSSLEVLPTGYMLVNDGQITSASYISQTIPLPNDKPALAVATALAGQYLGMQYLFLDAGSGAKVPVSKAVIRAVHKKTDCPLIVGGGIDSVDKARNAWEAGADLIVLGNGAEKNPGLLTEVTDLANVYNLSLNVN; encoded by the coding sequence ATGCCAAGAAAAAATAAGCCTGTAATCGCCACTGCATTAAAAGAACTTCGTCGGAATGGGGCGAAAGGGGTGGCGCTGCTGATCGATCCTGAAAAGTGTGAAGATACAGAAATGCTGGATCATTTGGTCAAATTGGCTGCCAGCCATAAGGTGGACTTTATCTTTCTTGGCGGAAGCCTAATCGATGACAATAACATGGATTTCATTATCCAAAGGATCAAGCGTCTTTCCAAAAAGACCCCATTAGTATTGTTCCCGGGAAATGCCATCCAGGTAACCGACAAAGCGGATGGTATATTATTTTTGTCTTTGATATCGGGGAGAAACCCCGAGCTGCTGATAGGGCAGCAGGTGACTGCTGCTCCGTTATTGGAAAAGTCATCTCTCGAAGTGCTCCCCACAGGATACATGCTGGTCAATGACGGCCAAATCACCAGTGCCAGCTATATTAGCCAGACCATCCCACTGCCCAATGATAAGCCTGCCCTAGCAGTAGCAACCGCCTTGGCAGGGCAATATTTGGGAATGCAGTATCTTTTCCTGGATGCTGGAAGTGGTGCCAAGGTACCGGTCAGCAAAGCCGTGATCCGAGCCGTCCATAAGAAGACAGATTGTCCGTTGATAGTAGGTGGCGGGATTGATTCAGTGGATAAGGCGAGAAATGCATGGGAGGCTGGTGCGGACCTGATCGTCTTGGGCAATGGGGCAGAAAAAAACCCCGGCCTGTTGACCGAGGTGACTGACTTAGCTAATGTCTATAATTTATCACTGAACGTTAATTAG
- a CDS encoding AraC family transcriptional regulator gives MEYYNKVIESVGVRYTRGNNYKVERPITVTDYLEPENTVILLHQGTLKFGDEQELVNEGEILFIPAGRACKVSFGQATKRNEMSNNSFLENKKKHLQSVSFKDIKSIEEDCITLVTFEAKVFDVVNFFNSLGIPPFIIRFNDRLASIIEDVVKESEQNTPGKERVIKIHTELLVVELVRHILKNRLFVEEMSTNSTYFKDPRLIDMFNYIKKNIGGDLSNKVLAKVANVSEDYVGQYFKMLTGINPQDYIEYQRMEAAVELLRTTKKSIRDIGKEVGYKDTAYFCRRFKMMYGLPAGKMRRRESLINVQ, from the coding sequence ATGGAATATTACAATAAAGTCATAGAATCCGTGGGTGTGCGGTATACGAGGGGTAATAACTACAAAGTAGAGCGACCTATTACCGTGACGGACTACTTGGAACCTGAAAACACCGTCATTCTATTACATCAAGGAACATTGAAGTTTGGAGATGAGCAAGAACTTGTCAATGAAGGCGAAATCCTGTTCATTCCAGCTGGTAGAGCATGTAAAGTTTCCTTTGGTCAAGCTACCAAAAGAAATGAGATGTCAAACAACAGCTTTTTGGAAAACAAAAAGAAACACTTGCAATCCGTAAGTTTTAAAGACATCAAATCTATCGAAGAGGATTGTATCACATTAGTGACTTTTGAGGCCAAAGTCTTCGATGTCGTTAATTTCTTCAATTCTCTTGGTATTCCACCGTTCATTATACGGTTTAACGATCGACTGGCATCTATTATTGAAGATGTGGTCAAAGAATCTGAGCAAAATACCCCTGGTAAGGAACGTGTCATCAAAATCCACACGGAACTACTGGTAGTGGAGCTGGTAAGGCATATTTTGAAAAACCGATTGTTTGTGGAAGAAATGTCGACGAACAGTACTTATTTCAAAGATCCACGCTTGATTGACATGTTCAATTATATCAAGAAAAATATCGGTGGTGATCTCTCTAACAAGGTGTTGGCAAAAGTGGCCAACGTTTCCGAGGACTATGTAGGGCAATACTTCAAAATGCTGACAGGCATTAATCCGCAGGATTACATCGAGTACCAGCGTATGGAAGCTGCTGTGGAATTGCTCCGTACTACAAAGAAAAGCATTCGAGACATTGGTAAAGAGGTAGGGTATAAAGATACCGCTTATTTCTGCCGACGGTTTAAAATGATGTACGGATTGCCAGCAGGCAAAATGCGAAGAAGGGAATCACTAATTAACGTTCAGTGA